A genome region from Meriones unguiculatus strain TT.TT164.6M chromosome 19, Bangor_MerUng_6.1, whole genome shotgun sequence includes the following:
- the LOC110560246 gene encoding vomeronasal type-1 receptor 4-like: MVLKFIKETFFLIMTTVGTLGNISISVNYMFSWWGGPEKKLIHLILIHLAFTNIILLLAKGLRKTIVAFGLKNFLDDIGCKILIYLERVARGLSICTSSLLAVVQAIIISPRASGWRRLRPKSAWHILPFFSVFWILNALISMNLIPSIKSTSLNISQFKNDHNYCYFMPESQKIKRIVLPIMVLRDAVFQGAMGGASGYMVFLLHKHHQHVLYLHNSKLLYRTPPELRAAQSVLLLMFCFVFFYWTDCAFSLFLSLSLGDYSLMINIHEFLTFGYAIFSPLVLIHREGLLAECWYAQWEKLRKCFSPVSVQ; encoded by the coding sequence ATGGTTTTGAAGTTTATTAAGGAAACATTTTTTCTCATCATGACTACGGTCGGCACCCTTGGGaacatttctatttctgtgaattACATGTTCAGTTGGTGGGGAGGCCCTGAGAAGAAACTCATACACCTTATTCTCATTCACTTGGCTTTTACAAACATCATACTCCTTCTTGCAAAAGGATTGCGAAAGACAATTGTAGCTTTTGGGTTGAAAAACTTCCTAGATGACATAGGCTGTAAGATCCTCATTTATCTGGAAAGGGTAGCCCGTGGCCTCTCCATCTGCACCAGCAGTCTCCTTGCTGTAGTCCAGGCCATCATCATTAGCCCCAGAGCATCTGGATGGAGGAGGCTCAGGCCAAAGTCTGCATGGCACATCCTTCCATTCTTCTCAGTCTTTTGGATACTCAATGCTTTAATAAGTATGAACCTAATCCCTTCCATCAAAAGTACTAGCCTGAATATATCACAGTTTAAGAATGACCACAACTATTGTTATTTTATGCCAGAAagtcagaaaataaaaaggattgTTCTCCCTATCATGGTCCTGAGAGATGCAGTGTTCCAGGGTGCCATGGGAGGGGCCAGTGGCTACATGGTATTTCTTCTCCACAAGCACCACCAGCATGTCCTCTACCTTCACAACTCCAAGCTTCTCTACAGAACTCCCCCTGAGCTGAGAGCTGCTCAAAGTGTCCTCCTTCtcatgttctgttttgttttcttctactggACAGATTGTGCCTTTTCTCTATTTCTAAGTCTCTCTTTAGGAGACTATTCTTTGATGATAAATATTCATGAATTTCTCACTTTTGGTTACGCAATATTCAGCCCCCTGGTGCTGATTCACAGGGAGGGCCTTCTGGCTGAGTGTTGGTATGCTCAGTGGGAGAAACtaagaaaatgtttctctcctGTATCTGTTCAATAA
- the LOC110560251 gene encoding putative vomeronasal receptor-like protein 4, which translates to MKWNNITQAIVLVSLSGPGIVGNILVFVRHVYTSALGTEKKPVNLILIHLSFSNLIIICSTGVRDIATVFYFRNFLGDIGCKAVVYLARMARGLSICTTCLLSVVQALTIRPRTTIWTKIKPRTAWQVLPCLLLFWIINLLISSNLLRYIKSGNGLNTSEAEMFIGHCYMLPSRHIVKWLFLSLMTLRDAIFQSLMGWSSGSMALHLYKHHKCVLYLYSSRLANNSPPEIRATWSVLVLMTCFLFFYWADFILSFYTGFTVAHDSVLLNIKTFLELGYASFSPYVLISRDVRLPVLHAH; encoded by the coding sequence ATGAAGTGGAATAACATTACCCAGGCAATAGtccttgtttctctttctgggccTGGAATTGTAGGAAATATTCTAGTATTTGTGAGACATGTGTACACGTCTGCCTTGGGGACTGAGAAAAAGCCTGTCAACCTTATTCTCATCCACTTGTCATTTTCtaatttgattattatttgtAGCACAGGGGTCAGAGATATAGCCACAGTGTTTTATTTCAGAAACTTCCTAGGAGATATTGGCTGTAAAGCTGTGGTTTATCTGGCAAGGATGGCTCGGGGCCTCTCCATCTGCACCACCTGTCTCCTCAGCGTGGTCCAGGCACTCACGATCAGGCCCAGGACCACCATTTGGACAAAGATCAAACCACGGACAGCATGGCAAGttcttccctgtctcctcctcttctgGATTATTAATTTACTCATAAGCTCCAACTTGCTCCGCTACATCAAATCAGGCAACGGCTTGAACACGTCTGAAGCTGAAATGTTCATTGGGCACTGCTATATGCTGCCCTCCAGGCACATAGTTAAGtggcttttcctctctctcatgACTCTTCGTGACGCCATCTTTCAGAGTCTGATGGGCTGGAGCAGTGGCTCCATGGCTCTCCATCTGTATAAGCATCACAAGTGTGTCCTCTACCTTTACAGCTCCAGGCTTGCAAACAACTCTCCTCCAGAAATCAGAGCTACATGGAGTGTTCTCGTTCTCATGacctgcttccttttcttctattgGGCAGATTTTATTCTCTCCTTCTACACAGGTTTCACAGTGGCACATGATTCTGTTTTACTAAATATTAAAACGTTTTTAGAACTTGGTTATGCCAGTTTCAGTCCCTATGTTCTGATCAGCAGAGATGTCCGTCTTCCTGTCTTACATGCTCATTGA